In Rhodococcus sp. OK302, one genomic interval encodes:
- the cysC gene encoding adenylyl-sulfate kinase, with amino-acid sequence MPQLLRVATAGSVDDGKSTLIGRLLYDSKSIFEDQLEAVERTSRERGDEYANLALLTDGLRAEREQGITIDVAHRYFATPHRKFIIADTPGHEQYTRNMVTGASTADLALILVDARKGVLEQTRRHAFLSTLLGIPHLVLCVNKMDLVGWSQERFEEIKEEFRQFAIKLDVHDLSFIPVSALLGDNIVARTENMDWYDGPSLLHHLEQVHIASDRNLIDARFPVQYVIRPQNQTDADLHDFRGYAGTVASGVFKPGDEVVVLPSGFTSTVKAVHGPGGTVIEEAFAPSAVCIELADNLDVSRGDQLCRLNNRPQVGQEIDAMICWLTEQTTLSENNRYSLLHTTRSTKAQIVRLDYRLDVNTLHRDESAESLSLNEIGRISIKTQQPLMFDPYRRNRVTGSFILVDETTGNTVAAGMINGPTLKESRVVWHSSEVSRDERATQGATVWLTGLSASGKSTIAVELERRLVAAGIPAYRLDGDNLRHGLNADLGFGAADRAENVRRVGSVAQMFADSGAVAVACLISPYREDRDRVRAAHEAAGLRFIEVYVDTPIEQCEARDPKGMYAKARAGEITGFTGVDDPYEVPERAELIVRPENGTPTEIALRIMEVLDR; translated from the coding sequence ATGCCGCAACTCCTCCGAGTCGCCACGGCCGGCAGCGTCGACGACGGTAAGTCGACGCTCATCGGCCGGCTGCTCTACGACTCCAAGTCGATCTTCGAAGATCAACTCGAAGCAGTCGAACGGACAAGTCGTGAACGCGGCGACGAGTACGCCAACCTGGCACTGCTCACCGACGGTTTGCGTGCCGAGCGCGAACAGGGCATCACTATCGATGTGGCACACCGTTACTTCGCGACCCCGCACCGCAAATTCATCATTGCGGATACTCCGGGGCATGAGCAGTACACCCGCAACATGGTGACCGGTGCGTCGACGGCCGACCTGGCACTCATCCTGGTGGACGCTCGCAAAGGTGTCCTGGAACAAACGCGTCGACATGCGTTCTTGTCAACGCTTCTCGGGATCCCGCACCTTGTGCTGTGTGTGAACAAGATGGATCTGGTCGGCTGGTCGCAGGAACGATTCGAGGAGATCAAGGAAGAGTTCCGTCAGTTCGCGATCAAGCTCGACGTGCACGATCTGTCCTTCATTCCGGTGTCGGCACTGTTGGGGGACAACATCGTTGCGCGTACCGAGAACATGGACTGGTACGACGGCCCGTCACTGCTGCACCACCTCGAGCAGGTGCACATCGCGTCGGATCGCAACCTCATCGACGCACGTTTTCCGGTGCAATACGTCATCCGTCCGCAGAATCAGACCGATGCCGACCTCCACGATTTTCGTGGATACGCGGGAACCGTCGCCAGTGGCGTTTTCAAGCCCGGTGACGAAGTAGTTGTTCTCCCTTCCGGTTTCACATCGACGGTGAAGGCAGTGCACGGTCCCGGTGGAACGGTGATCGAGGAGGCTTTTGCGCCGTCGGCGGTCTGTATCGAACTGGCCGACAATCTCGACGTCAGTCGCGGCGATCAGCTCTGCCGACTCAACAATCGGCCGCAGGTCGGCCAGGAGATCGATGCGATGATCTGCTGGCTCACCGAGCAGACCACGCTGTCCGAGAACAATCGATACTCGTTGCTGCACACCACTCGTTCCACCAAAGCGCAGATCGTTCGGCTGGACTACCGCCTCGACGTCAACACCCTGCACCGCGACGAGAGCGCGGAATCGCTGTCTCTCAACGAGATCGGTCGTATCTCGATCAAAACGCAGCAGCCGTTGATGTTCGACCCCTACCGTCGAAATCGAGTCACCGGCAGTTTCATTCTCGTCGACGAGACCACCGGCAACACCGTCGCGGCCGGCATGATCAACGGACCGACGCTCAAGGAATCGCGCGTCGTCTGGCACAGTTCCGAAGTCTCTCGCGACGAACGCGCAACTCAGGGTGCAACTGTGTGGCTGACGGGGTTGTCTGCGTCCGGCAAGTCCACCATTGCCGTCGAACTCGAGCGTCGACTGGTCGCGGCCGGTATCCCGGCCTACCGACTCGACGGTGACAACCTTCGACACGGACTCAACGCAGATTTGGGATTCGGCGCCGCCGATCGCGCCGAAAACGTTCGCCGAGTCGGCTCGGTGGCGCAGATGTTCGCCGATTCCGGAGCCGTAGCGGTGGCCTGCCTGATCAGCCCGTACCGCGAGGACCGTGATCGAGTGCGTGCCGCTCACGAAGCGGCCGGGCTGAGGTTTATCGAGGTGTACGTCGATACTCCGATCGAACAGTGCGAGGCCCGCGATCCCAAGGGCATGTATGCCAAGGCTCGGGCCGGTGAGATCACCGGATTCACCGGCGTCGACGATCCCTACGAGGTTCCGGAGCGGGCCGAACTGATTGTTCGTCCGGAGAACGGAACGCCTACCGAAATTGCCCTGCGGATTATGGAAGTGTTGGACCGGTGA
- the cysD gene encoding sulfate adenylyltransferase subunit CysD produces the protein MATLQSPPAYELSHLRALEAEAVHIFREVAATFEKPVLLFSGGKDSVVMLAVAAKAFWPAPLPFAVMHVDTGHNFDEVIEFRDRTVDRFGLRMVVSSVQDDIDAGRVAEDTGVGASRNRLQTHALLRGIRDGKFDAVFGGARRDEEKARAKERVFSFRDEFGQWDPKVQRPELWNLYNGKHRKGEHIRIFPLSNWTELDIWQYIESEMIDLPNIYYAHRREVVPRDGMLLARTRFLELREGEESYEALVRFRTVGDATCTGCVESSAETAAAVVEEVAASRITERGATRADDRISEAGMEDRKKEGYF, from the coding sequence ATGGCAACACTCCAATCCCCGCCCGCGTACGAGTTATCGCATCTGCGGGCGCTCGAGGCCGAGGCAGTCCACATTTTTCGTGAGGTCGCGGCAACGTTCGAGAAGCCCGTACTCCTGTTCTCCGGCGGCAAGGATTCCGTTGTCATGCTGGCTGTCGCGGCCAAGGCATTCTGGCCCGCGCCCTTGCCGTTTGCCGTCATGCATGTCGATACCGGTCACAATTTCGACGAAGTCATCGAATTCCGTGATCGCACCGTAGACCGGTTCGGTCTACGGATGGTCGTCTCCAGCGTGCAGGACGATATCGACGCCGGCCGGGTTGCCGAAGACACCGGGGTTGGCGCCAGCCGAAATCGCCTGCAAACACACGCACTGTTGCGCGGAATTCGTGACGGGAAGTTTGACGCCGTGTTCGGCGGAGCTCGACGCGACGAAGAAAAAGCGCGCGCAAAAGAACGCGTTTTCAGCTTCCGAGACGAGTTCGGTCAATGGGACCCCAAGGTGCAACGGCCCGAACTGTGGAACCTGTACAACGGCAAACACCGTAAGGGCGAGCACATTCGGATATTCCCGCTCTCCAACTGGACCGAACTCGACATCTGGCAGTACATCGAGAGCGAGATGATCGACCTCCCGAACATCTACTACGCCCATCGGAGGGAAGTGGTACCGCGCGACGGAATGCTGTTGGCGCGCACACGCTTTCTCGAGTTGCGTGAGGGCGAAGAATCCTACGAAGCACTGGTGCGTTTTCGGACCGTCGGCGACGCCACGTGTACCGGCTGTGTGGAATCGTCCGCCGAAACAGCGGCAGCAGTTGTCGAAGAAGTAGCAGCCAGTCGAATCACCGAACGCGGAGCAACGCGCGCTGACGACCGAATCTCCGAAGCCGGTATGGAAGATCGTAAGAAAGAGGGGTACTTCTGA
- a CDS encoding IclR family transcriptional regulator: MGEPEKVRSAGRQSPPTERVVQVLDYLVARTEQRFGLSELARALEISKPTCLGILTVLTDRGYLARDEALKTYGLGPALIAAGRAAQRGFAVGPIARAHLQKLSAEFGTTCTASAVVGDRIRVLEVTGPERIRVAARVGQVYPFAPPVGLMYVLWGSDDDLENWLGKEPSLPVRLDRERLWSVVRECRGAGYLVESLDPIGQRLHTLMAGVATHDLPPEVRELLGEMVSSLGERVYLGRDISSDDEHPVSLIAAPTYDAEGHQALVLTLYVGGAISGAEIVRRATALVEAADAVTAEVGGRSPARNH; the protein is encoded by the coding sequence ATGGGTGAACCCGAGAAGGTCCGTTCTGCGGGACGTCAGTCCCCGCCGACCGAACGCGTCGTGCAGGTTCTCGACTATCTCGTCGCCCGCACTGAGCAGCGTTTCGGATTGTCGGAACTGGCCCGAGCGCTCGAGATCAGCAAGCCGACCTGTCTGGGCATCCTGACGGTCCTGACGGATCGTGGTTACCTCGCGCGGGATGAAGCGCTCAAGACCTACGGGTTGGGTCCGGCGCTGATCGCAGCCGGCCGCGCCGCTCAGCGCGGGTTTGCCGTGGGTCCGATCGCCCGCGCTCACCTGCAGAAGTTGAGTGCCGAATTCGGGACTACGTGTACGGCGTCGGCGGTGGTCGGAGACCGGATCAGGGTTCTCGAGGTCACCGGCCCCGAGCGGATACGCGTTGCGGCCCGGGTTGGCCAGGTTTATCCCTTCGCCCCACCGGTCGGGTTGATGTACGTGCTGTGGGGTTCCGACGACGACCTCGAGAACTGGCTCGGCAAGGAACCCAGCCTTCCGGTTCGACTCGATCGTGAGCGCCTGTGGAGCGTGGTCCGGGAATGTCGCGGCGCGGGATACCTTGTCGAGAGTCTCGATCCGATCGGGCAGCGTCTGCATACATTGATGGCAGGCGTTGCGACGCACGATCTTCCGCCGGAAGTGCGGGAGTTGCTCGGTGAAATGGTGTCGAGTTTGGGGGAGCGGGTGTACCTCGGCCGGGACATCAGTTCGGACGACGAGCATCCGGTTTCCCTGATCGCGGCTCCGACCTACGACGCCGAGGGGCATCAGGCGTTGGTGTTGACGCTGTACGTCGGTGGAGCGATCTCGGGCGCCGAAATTGTACGACGAGCGACAGCGCTGGTGGAGGCCGCCGATGCGGTGACCGCAGAAGTGGGTGGAAGAAGTCCGGCTCGCAACCATTGA
- a CDS encoding SDR family oxidoreductase translates to MTELLKDQVVVISGVGPALGRSLALRCAESGASLVLAARTQSRLDDVAKEIVDAGGRAVTVATDITDQESVENLVAESIAAYGKVDTLVNNAFSVPSMKPLARTDYQHIRDSIELTVLGALRLTQLFTPALAESKGSVVNINSMVLRHSQERYGSYKMAKSALLAMSQSLATELGPQGIRVNSVAPGYIWGDTLKGYFAHQAEKFGMTVDQIYEHTASNTDLKRLPTMDEVSDAAIFLASPLASAVTGQCLDVNCGEFHH, encoded by the coding sequence ATGACCGAACTGCTCAAGGACCAGGTAGTTGTCATTTCCGGGGTAGGGCCCGCGCTCGGCCGTTCGCTGGCTCTACGCTGCGCGGAATCCGGTGCAAGCCTGGTTCTCGCTGCACGCACACAGTCGCGATTGGACGACGTGGCAAAGGAAATCGTCGATGCCGGCGGACGCGCCGTAACCGTGGCCACCGACATCACCGATCAGGAATCCGTGGAGAATCTGGTCGCAGAATCGATCGCCGCCTACGGCAAGGTCGACACCCTCGTCAACAACGCCTTCTCGGTGCCGTCGATGAAACCGTTGGCACGCACCGACTACCAGCACATCCGCGACAGCATCGAACTCACCGTGCTCGGGGCACTTCGGCTGACCCAACTCTTCACACCGGCACTGGCCGAGTCGAAAGGCTCGGTTGTGAACATCAATTCGATGGTGCTCCGGCACTCTCAGGAGCGGTACGGCAGCTACAAGATGGCGAAGTCGGCTCTGCTTGCGATGTCGCAGTCACTGGCCACAGAACTCGGCCCCCAGGGAATCCGCGTCAATTCGGTTGCTCCGGGCTACATTTGGGGCGACACACTCAAGGGCTACTTCGCGCATCAGGCCGAAAAATTCGGCATGACCGTTGATCAAATCTACGAGCACACCGCTTCGAACACCGACCTCAAACGCCTCCCGACGATGGACGAAGTGTCCGATGCGGCAATCTTCCTGGCGTCACCTCTGGCCAGTGCTGTCACCGGGCAGTGCCTTGATGTCAACTGCGGCGAATTCCACCACTAG
- a CDS encoding sulfotransferase family protein, translating to MSERTHVGTVEDLHASATKMTGLTDFGVDDYTEALSVLLESYDRDEDLTPFGSKISRVFLRGALVARLLSESAWKQHPEHADVKIERPIFVTGLPRTGTTALHRLLTVDPAHQGLEMWLTEFPQPRPPRDTWETNPVYSKIEETFGQHHVEHPEFMGVHYMSASEVEECWQLLRQTFKSVSYECLANLPTYSNWLKKQEWSNAYARHKKNLQLIGLPDQDRRWVLKNPSHLFALDELMAAYPDALIVQTHRSPTTIIPSVCSLSAQATDGWSNTFTGKVIGESQLELWARGLEQFDAARAHHNPDQFIDVDYQDFVTDPLGTVENIYTHFDIPLTTAAQTSMESMHEESRSGSRKPAHKYTLEEFGLTAEQVEERFGAR from the coding sequence ATGTCTGAACGCACACACGTCGGAACCGTCGAAGATCTGCACGCGTCCGCGACCAAGATGACCGGGCTCACCGATTTCGGCGTCGACGATTACACCGAGGCGCTGTCGGTTCTCCTCGAATCGTACGACCGCGACGAAGACCTGACGCCCTTCGGCAGCAAGATCTCTCGTGTGTTCCTGCGCGGCGCACTCGTTGCACGGTTGCTCAGCGAATCTGCCTGGAAACAACATCCCGAGCATGCGGACGTGAAGATCGAACGGCCGATCTTCGTCACCGGGTTGCCTCGCACCGGAACCACTGCACTGCACCGCCTCTTGACGGTCGATCCGGCGCACCAGGGTCTCGAGATGTGGTTGACCGAGTTTCCCCAGCCTCGTCCGCCGCGCGATACGTGGGAAACGAATCCCGTGTACTCGAAGATCGAGGAAACGTTCGGCCAGCACCATGTGGAGCATCCCGAGTTCATGGGCGTGCACTACATGTCGGCGAGCGAAGTCGAGGAATGCTGGCAACTGCTACGCCAGACCTTCAAGTCGGTGTCGTACGAGTGCCTGGCCAACCTGCCCACGTATTCGAATTGGCTGAAGAAGCAGGAATGGTCCAATGCCTATGCGCGCCACAAGAAGAACCTGCAGCTGATCGGTCTCCCCGATCAAGATCGCCGGTGGGTGCTCAAAAACCCCAGCCACCTGTTTGCACTCGACGAACTGATGGCCGCCTACCCTGATGCGTTGATCGTCCAAACACATCGCTCCCCCACGACGATCATCCCGTCGGTGTGCAGTTTGTCAGCACAGGCCACCGACGGCTGGTCCAACACCTTCACCGGCAAGGTCATCGGTGAGAGTCAACTCGAACTCTGGGCGCGCGGCCTCGAACAATTCGATGCCGCACGTGCACATCACAATCCGGACCAGTTCATCGATGTCGACTACCAGGATTTTGTCACCGACCCACTCGGCACCGTCGAGAACATCTACACGCATTTCGACATTCCGTTGACTACCGCAGCACAAACGTCGATGGAGTCGATGCACGAGGAATCTCGCTCCGGCTCACGCAAACCCGCTCACAAGTACACGCTCGAGGAGTTCGGTCTCACCGCTGAGCAGGTCGAGGAGCGCTTCGGAGCGCGGTAA
- a CDS encoding alpha/beta hydrolase domain-containing protein: MTLHLNRSISVAGPIVGGSHGFPGTSTSLDISAADYVEHEYFVSGNAASYIATNSWTSDGRWDVEEESYAPYTTRIIVRTPTDPATFNGTVLVEWLNVSGDTDIDVDFGHMNEEITRGYAWVGVSAQAAGITSTGGSALGDGVVGLLTWDPERYGNLDHPGDRYSYDIFSQVGAALRSPGDVDPLGGLVPTQILAAGQSQSGFRMLTYANAVAPHARVFDGLIVHARGGIGAPLGEGMMLLDPAPARVRTDLDVPVFQLITETELFELCGGPGPTSFVAARQPDTDMIRTWEIAGTAHSDAYSLKILHPQYVRQFVDIKNLAALFDIVNDGPQRYVSCAALRGLREWAAGGAAPASAPPITTADDAIVRDRHGNALGGVRTPHLDVPLAVLTGEKVHVPTNGATLPFDAATLAALYPTHEAYVTAFTEATNRAVAGGFILPEDGAVLIAESARQMLGE; this comes from the coding sequence ATGACGTTGCACCTCAACCGATCAATCTCTGTCGCAGGGCCGATAGTCGGGGGTTCCCACGGCTTCCCCGGCACATCCACGTCGCTGGATATTTCAGCCGCCGACTACGTCGAACACGAGTACTTCGTCAGCGGTAACGCGGCGTCGTACATCGCTACGAACTCGTGGACTTCCGATGGCCGGTGGGACGTCGAGGAAGAGTCGTACGCGCCGTACACAACACGAATCATCGTGCGCACGCCGACGGACCCCGCCACGTTCAACGGAACCGTCCTCGTCGAGTGGCTCAATGTCAGCGGCGACACCGACATCGATGTCGACTTCGGGCACATGAACGAGGAAATCACGAGAGGCTATGCCTGGGTGGGTGTTTCCGCGCAAGCTGCCGGGATCACCAGCACCGGCGGTAGTGCTCTCGGCGACGGTGTTGTCGGTCTACTGACGTGGGACCCCGAGCGATACGGGAATCTCGATCACCCGGGAGACCGGTATTCCTACGACATCTTTTCTCAGGTCGGCGCAGCCTTACGTTCACCCGGCGACGTCGATCCGCTGGGCGGTCTGGTGCCGACGCAGATCCTTGCGGCCGGACAGTCACAATCGGGATTCCGAATGCTGACGTACGCAAACGCTGTTGCGCCTCACGCCCGAGTCTTCGACGGCTTGATCGTCCATGCCCGCGGCGGCATCGGAGCTCCGCTGGGCGAGGGCATGATGCTCCTGGATCCCGCGCCGGCCCGAGTACGCACCGATCTTGATGTTCCTGTATTCCAGTTGATCACCGAGACAGAACTATTCGAACTGTGCGGCGGACCCGGCCCCACCAGTTTTGTTGCGGCCCGTCAGCCCGACACCGACATGATCCGCACGTGGGAAATCGCGGGCACCGCGCACTCGGACGCATACTCACTGAAAATCCTTCATCCGCAGTATGTTCGCCAGTTTGTCGACATCAAGAACCTCGCAGCATTGTTCGACATCGTCAACGACGGACCACAGCGATACGTCTCCTGCGCGGCTCTGCGCGGCCTGCGTGAGTGGGCAGCGGGCGGCGCTGCCCCGGCATCGGCACCTCCCATCACGACGGCTGACGACGCGATAGTCCGGGACCGCCACGGAAACGCTCTAGGCGGCGTCCGAACGCCTCACCTCGACGTACCACTGGCCGTGCTGACGGGGGAAAAGGTTCACGTCCCCACCAACGGCGCAACCCTTCCGTTCGATGCCGCGACGTTGGCTGCCCTGTACCCGACCCACGAGGCGTACGTGACGGCGTTCACCGAAGCCACCAACCGCGCCGTGGCGGGCGGTTTCATTCTCCCGGAGGACGGCGCCGTACTGATCGCCGAGTCAGCCCGACAGATGCTCGGCGAGTAA